One genomic window of Acidobacteriota bacterium includes the following:
- a CDS encoding helix-turn-helix transcriptional regulator yields the protein MSTKTINDGLRPYAIGEKLRALRLRKSMGLVELGKHTGLSAAMLSKLERGKLFPTLPTLLRIAMVFGVGLEHFFTDERKRHVVAIARKGERLRFPASPGGGSVAYNFESLDFKATERRLNGFYAEFEPISPEKARAHQHPGAELIYLMAGQLELTIGSDKFVLEEGDSVYFDGVVRHSYHRLGKGPCTGIVVTA from the coding sequence GTGAGCACTAAAACTATCAATGACGGTCTTCGTCCCTATGCCATCGGAGAGAAGTTGCGGGCGTTGCGGCTCCGCAAGAGCATGGGACTTGTGGAACTGGGCAAGCACACGGGACTCTCGGCGGCCATGCTTTCGAAACTCGAACGGGGCAAGCTGTTTCCCACGTTGCCGACCTTGCTGCGGATCGCCATGGTGTTCGGTGTCGGCCTCGAACACTTCTTCACCGACGAGCGCAAGCGGCACGTGGTGGCGATTGCGCGTAAAGGCGAGCGTTTGCGCTTTCCCGCCAGTCCGGGCGGCGGCAGCGTTGCCTACAATTTTGAGAGCCTCGACTTCAAAGCAACCGAACGAAGGTTGAACGGTTTCTATGCGGAATTCGAACCGATTTCCCCGGAGAAGGCCCGAGCCCACCAGCATCCTGGAGCGGAATTGATCTACCTCATGGCGGGCCAATTGGAACTTACGATTGGCTCAGACAAGTTTGTTCTGGAAGAAGGGGACTCGGTGTATTTCGACGGCGTCGTTCGCCACAGCTATCACCGACTGGGTAAGGGACCGTGCACGGGAATTGTTGTCACGGCTTGA